Proteins encoded by one window of Candidatus Cloacimonadota bacterium:
- a CDS encoding site-specific DNA-methyltransferase — protein sequence MKTNQRKKGTQTSSFGSPGRINHDSTAFYTSKLYQGLPKEQKVKYVENPIPEQFLDKIFCKSSEMMEELPDNSVHLMVTSPPYNVGKEYDEDFTLEEYLGFLKRIWKEVYRVLVPGGRACINIANLGRKPYIPLHTFIVRDMLDLGFLMRGEIIWNKASSSSPSTAWGSWLSATNPTLRDIHEYILVFSKGTFGRKNNNKRKNTISKEEFLEFTKSVWTFPAEPARKIGHPAPFPVELPYRLIQLYTFEREIVLDPFMGSGQSAIAAIKAKRHYIGYDINKEYIKLAERRIRKFLIDSKSPKLFDFKND from the coding sequence ATGAAAACCAACCAAAGAAAGAAAGGAACTCAAACGAGTTCTTTCGGCTCTCCCGGGAGAATAAACCATGATTCTACAGCCTTTTATACAAGCAAACTATACCAAGGATTGCCCAAGGAGCAGAAAGTTAAGTATGTAGAAAATCCTATCCCTGAACAATTTTTAGATAAAATTTTCTGTAAGTCTTCTGAAATGATGGAAGAGCTGCCAGATAATAGCGTTCATTTAATGGTGACCTCCCCACCTTATAATGTAGGAAAAGAATATGATGAGGATTTTACACTTGAGGAATATTTGGGATTTTTGAAAAGGATTTGGAAAGAAGTTTATAGAGTACTTGTTCCTGGAGGTAGAGCATGTATTAATATTGCAAATTTAGGGAGGAAACCATATATTCCACTGCATACTTTCATTGTGAGAGATATGCTTGATTTGGGATTCTTGATGAGAGGAGAAATTATATGGAACAAAGCTTCAAGTTCTAGTCCTTCCACAGCCTGGGGAAGTTGGCTGTCTGCGACAAATCCAACTTTACGAGATATTCACGAATATATATTGGTTTTTTCTAAAGGCACATTCGGTAGGAAGAATAATAACAAGAGAAAAAACACCATCTCCAAAGAAGAGTTTCTTGAATTTACCAAAAGTGTCTGGACATTTCCAGCAGAACCAGCGCGTAAGATTGGGCATCCAGCTCCTTTCCCCGTAGAACTTCCATATAGGTTGATTCAACTTTATACTTTTGAAAGAGAGATTGTTTTAGACCCTTTTATGGGAAGCGGTCAGTCCGCGATAGCAGCAATTAAAGCAAAACGGCATTATATTGGATATGATATAAATAAAGAGTATATAAAATTAGCAGAAAGACGCATTAGAAAATTTCTAATAGACTCTAAATCTCCAAAATTGTTTGATTTCAAAAATGATTAA